aagaaaaaaagtattaAAACTTTTCTGAAAGAGATGAAATAAACCCATGCATgaatataacaaaaaaataaatgaagaaataaagctTCAGATTCATGTGTTGATGGATACCTCAGATTCCCATAGCAAAttattatacatatatctaaAGCCCGGTTAACTGTTCCTCGCTGTGCAAAATGAAGTGGCACTTTTACCCTTTCTGTTTCACTCAATTACAAGTTCGCCATTCTTCCACTCGCTTCTTACGCGACCCTTTTTTTTAGTCTGATGGTGGTGTTTTAGAATAGAAGAGACTGGAGCAGTGGAAGGCGATAATATACTGTTGGAATCGGGAGAGTCTGCATTTTGTTTGGATTGATCTTGAAAGCTTCGCTATCGAAGGTATTGTTTCccaaatttttatgttttttcgtTTTGATTGGATTTTTTGTTGTTCTGTTCTGATTCGGGTTATTGATTGTGGGTTTCGGAAATTGGGAATTGAGTTATGTTGGGTTGGGTTGTGTTGTGGTTGGGGCcttgattttgtttgattagCTTTTACGGTTAGGGTTACTGAATTGGGGGTTTTCTTGGGTGATTGAATTTGACTTCTAATTTTAGAGTTTCGATTCCGAGTTTGCTGAAAAGCTGGGAATTGAGTTTTGTCGCTGTGCTGTGTTTATGCTTAAATGAAGAGTTGGCTAATATGATTAATTGAAATGGTAATTGAAGTGAAGTTTTGTAATATGGCagtgtccttttttttttttgttggataaTAATATGGTAGTCTCCCTTCTACCCATATATATCAGTATATGTGTTCGATCTCTTTCACCAAAGAGTCTAAATAGCAACATGTAATGGTGATGTCTGTTCTTAAAATAAGAAATAGAAGAATGAGTAAACATGTCCTGCAGGAAAATGCAATTGATTGAGAGTATTTGGTTGACATTTGGGATTTCGAGTTATGGATTTGATGTaaggtttttgattttgatggtaGATCGTTGggataagaaaaagaagaggagagattgAAGATTTTGGTCGACTTTTGGAGGAAGGTTTGGGTTTGTCTTCGAAGAGGTTGCTGGGTTTTCGAAGAGTTGTGTGTTTAATTTGGGTATATCTTTGGTAACATGAAAGAAAATGTCAAAATTgtttgaactttaaacatttagtattgaaaaagataaaatttgaaaggaagctatttctgcaattttggttttagttttgaGTTTAGGATCATTTTCTGGACTTTGCCCTCAAACTAAATCTGTGAATTTCAACTGGTGAGTTTTCTCTCCAAACTATTTTGCCCCTTTGATTAGTAAAAATATATTCTCTTTTACTTCTCCACTTTCTTCACATTAAAAGTATGTGATCATGTATCTAACTTTGTTAGTTTTCATTGAAAGTATATTTACCTCCAGTTAGGTGGATATTGATAAAAATATGACATAAGCATTTCAATGATTTCATGTTGTGTTAAATTCTGGGATAAAGAATTCTGGATCATCGGAACTTCATGTGCCACTATAGCTTGCAGACACGCTTGGCAACTGAGTCTATTTTATCACTGGTCAAAATGGGGTTTCAGATGCCAAAATCAAAGTATAAAACTTTAGAGCAGAATTACATATTCTTGCCAGAGCTGCGCATCGACAAGCGAAACTCATAAAGAGCTTCAGGGTCATTTCCTCATATCTTTAATATCATAGTTATCTTAGGATTGAAGAACAGCAGACTTAATGAAAACCTATCTATACTGACATTCCAATTTAATAGAGTTTGTCTGTCTTTAACTACGAGTTTATTGGTCTACATTTGTCACTGTATTATAGATGATGAATAAAAATTCGAATAATGATActatatttgtttttgtgtttgaggTAGAGCTGTGAATGAATAAATCAAAGTTCAAATGTGAATAAGAAGATCTCAGTAAATTCTACGCCTTGAAAAGCCTACTTCTCTCAATTGTGAATAAAGAGACATTCTGCTTATTCTTTACttttgggtttagggttgaaTAGAGTAAATTGAGAAAAGCATGTACAACAACTGTACTTTTTGTTAATGTATTACCTGTTGTTGCTGTTTAGGGATGTTGAAAAGTACCTAAACTTTGAGAAGTTATAACTAGAGAAAGACCTGAAATACATAAGTTTAATGATTATTCAATGTCTTTGTATTTGAAGCAAGTGAAGCTTGCAAAAATCCAAAAAGCAAATTACTTTGTTAACTGGGGACAACAATAGAGAATGAATCATAGTAGctaaaaatttttctttttcgataTAATTAGGATAGACATGTCTGGTTTATTACTTTTTTTCACAACCGCCATATAACTTTTGGTTTCTGGTTTCTCTTCCTTTTACCAAGACATATTTTCATATATTTATGTGCAGCTACAACGTATAAGTAATTCTACTGTCGGAGTCTTCTACGTCAGTTGCTTTCTTAGTTGATTAACATACATTCTGCTATGTAATGTTATAAGATCAATTGTATTATCATCTATTAAAGCAATTCCTCTTTTCAACAACCTCCACCAATAACTTTAGCTAAATAAACTTCAATTATCCCAATAACATTAGCTAAATAAACTTCAATTATCCCAATAACATATAACAGTAATTCCCGCAGCAAAGTGCGGGCAAGTTTGCTAGTTTACAATATACTAAAGCTCAGTTGCCCCCGTTTCctgttcatcactgttcacAAAGTGGagtgacgcttttgcccttatTTTTCTCTGATTTACGGGATGCCATCGTTCTATAATCAAGTCAAATACACGTAGATTTCGTTCGTGGTTTCTGGAGGAAGTACAGTCGGTCGAAACAGAGAGAGCGAGAAAGAGaccgagagagagaaagaaaccgagagagagagagaccgagaGAGAGTGGTGATTTCATTTTGCTGCGAGGGGAAAGAAGATCTGTGTCGAATCTGTCTGCAAGATTCAGATCGGTGGAGAGAAAGCGTTTTGTATCGAAGGTATTGTTTCCCagatttctatgtttttttttcgtttttgttgggtttttgttttctcttttgattCATGTTATTGACTCTGGGTTTCGGAAATTGGGAATTGAGTTTGATTGTGTTGAGTTTGATTAGCTTCTACGGTTAGGGTTACtgaattggggtttttttttgggCGATTGAATTTGATTCTGTAATTTCAGAGTTTTGATTCTGAGTTTGTtctgtttatactttatttaaGAGTTGGCTAAGATTTAGTATCTGCCGAGGCCTTTAAGTATTGTAATagcaatataattttttttccaaatgtGGTTCAGTGCTGTGTTCAAAtggtagaagaagaagaggagtaaTAGATATGAGTTTAGTTTGGAGAGTAGGGATTGCAGGTTCGGAAATTTGTGTTTTTTGCTgttgtgttcttcttcttttagttttgtttgttcTGGGGTTAGAGATATAGGTATTTGAGTGGAATGGTTTTATCAATTTTGGTAACTTAAGAACTTTTTTTATCAACTTTGGTGTTATATGACTATCATAATGAGAACGTATAGGGATGTGATtgtgggattatatatatatatatatatatatatatatatatatatatatatgatattatAAGCAGCAGCAGCATATTAATTGTTACTACTGTGAGAAGCAAAGATTTTCACTATCTGCAATCTACAGTGTGTCAAAACTTTTATTAGGAATGTGTTTCGAAAGAGGCAATCTTTGTCAAGTTTAGTCATGTTACATGTTATTCATTCAAGTCACGTCTTCTAAGTTGAATTTgagtttaggttttggtttctcCAATTTTGGTTATAGTTTTTAGGATCATGTTGATGGTTGATTGAAAAAATTAGAAGATAgagatttcagttttttttttttttttttggtttaaaattTTTTGATtgcttttatgttttttttttttctttctggttgGTCAGTTTGAATATCTACTGTATATACGTGAGCGCTGGAAACAGAGTATTagaaatttcaaagaaaattacGGATTTGGAAAGAAAGATTGCATTAAGTTTCATTAAACAAAATAATCTGATACGATTGGATGGCTGTATAGCAATCtaattaacaaaataaatagaagTTATTTGGCTGTTCTTGGACATTGTTTGTTAATGTTTAGAGATATTGTGCAGTTTTGTTCAAAGTCTACAAATGGCTATGTAACAATGTGATGACTAAATGATGATCTCTTGGTTGTGTTTTTTTGGCAGCTTAAGGATTAATTTTCAAATTTGACTTAGTGTGAAAATGTTCAAATGGATAAACCTAGGAAAGGATAGGTTGCTATATAGAGTTGGATGATCTCATATTCTCATTGACTAATCATGTGATACTAATCTTAAAACAATTGGATTGGTCTTATTAATCTGTGATTAAAGATTGAGTTTCAAATAGGTGAAGGTTTACCTTAACTATCAGGCTAGAATCGCAGCTGAAGCAATTATTCTGAGGTGCTAAATTTTGAGTTGTACACTTACACTGTAAATACACATCTAAGAATATTGAGAGGGGAAAACTAAGAACATTAACTTAATGGTTGTAAAGTTCAGGGGCATAATCACCACCTGTGAAGGTAATTGGTGCAtacataattaattctttacatttttcaGTCAACAATAATGTACTTcagtttatttttgtttgtttagtttCGATGTAATGTATGTATAGCTTAGCATTAGAAACAGAGTATTGGAAACTTCAAAGAAACTTATGGATCAGGAAAGAAACATCTCATTAACTTCCATTAAATAAAATAATCTGAtatttaaacaaaattaaataaaaattatttggCTGTTCTTGGATATCGTTTGTCAATGTTTAGAAATACTGTGCATTTTGTTCAAAGTCTACAAATGGCCGGTTACGTTACAACATCATTACTAAATGATAATATTTTGGTCGTTTTTTAAACTTTAGTTGATTTAATTTGGAGGAGGTTGAAGGTCTGTTTtacctatgtttttttttttttttttggtgctcgAATGGTGATAGGTTTTTTGGTTTTCAGTCCCTAGGTTCTATGCAAAGGAGTATCTGGGTTGTTTTTTTGGCACTGCTCCTGATTCTGTTATTTGGTGTTGGTTCAGCATTCTGTTTTTATCCAGGTATGGcatttttttatagaaattgTTTGGCTGTTGAAATATAATTGTAACTGTTTGTTTTGTGTTCAGAAGGTGTTTCTTGATTGGCGATTAAAATAAAGTGTATGTTTTGCTGGGGGTTGTGTGGCTGTAGTTTATgtaatgttttattttcttcttcattctgTAAATTTGATGTTGTGATTTATTGTAAACAGATGGTTTATTTATGCAATGTTGTTTTCAATATTGTTTAACCAATGCgacatgtttttgttttgttgtgcaGATATTGGGAGTAGTGAGGTATCTGAATTTGAAAGTGTTTTGAATTCAGGTATGGATGTTTAGCTGATGTTATTAATGAGATTCAAAAATTGTGTATGCGTTCTGTGATTTGATTATTGTTTTTGAGTGAAGCTAGATAATTTAATAACGCTGCATGACGTGATACTTTATTGTAAATAGACTGTCTGCTTACACATTATTGTTATTATCAAGTTGATTTACAGATTATTATTATGAAGGATAATGATCTAACCTGTTAATTGAATTATATACTTGATTGCAGTGATGGCGCCGAAAAGTGTGCTAAGAGGAACAAAAAGGTTGTTAAAACAGTGTGCTACTGAAAGTCATGAAACTAGAGAGGCAATTGAGCAGAGAAGGCCTAAATCTAATCGTGTCTCTCTTGACGGAGATCAGTGTGATCAAGTTAAATCAGATAGATGGAAAACAAGTGGGTATATTTTATGTGCTTTAAACTGTTGATCTATCTAAACAGTTTTAGGAAAATTTTTGGTTTGTTTAGAAATGTAAACTGATTtatattgtttgattttttgtAATAGTGTGTCACGCTGCACAAATTCCTGAAGCATCAAATGAATGTGAGAATGTCAATGGATTTGAACACTCTGAGGAACTATTTCGAGGTGACGATCAAAATATTACAGAAGGTAAATTTTTTAGATAATTTAATATACAAACTCAATTTTAGTAATAGGTTTGTTATATTGTGTCTGAGATCGATATTTATTGTTCCTATTGTTTGCTTTCCGCATATCAATagattttgttctttttatttatcttgattaaatcaaattttattttgtgtggTGCTGTCGTATACTAATGTTTTCGTATTTGTTTGTTTGCAACAATTGTCTACTGTTTGTTCGGCATTCAGTTTAAATAATTTGCAATTTGGAATATCTAGATATGACACTGTCATAGTTGTTTCCATATATTTTGTGTGTTTTGGTAgtcttcttctgttttgttgCAGAAAGAAAAATCAAGCTATCTGCTTTTGCAGTATTGTCTTTATCATTTGTTGAAAATGAGTCATCCATTTACATGTAAATAAGCTGTAGATAGTCTGGTACTAAATGTTCTGTAAATATTTTCATATTGATTTTCAGTTAGTTACTATAGACAAAAGTTTAGTGATTTATAAATACAGCTGTAAATATAGACAAACTAAGAGCACTAACCTGAtctgtttttctctctctcaatgTTTTTAAATTTGCAGTCTGCATCCTAATTTAGAAGAAACCTAACCACAGGCATATTAAATTTGCAGTCTGCATCCTAATTTAGATGATCCTGATATTGTTTATATTCGCTATATTTGCTTAAGTTGCTAACATTCTTATGATGATTTCATTTAAATGTTTATTTAACTAACTCTAATTTCcccatctatttttttttttcgcgttTTATTTTCGTTgctaagaaatgaaaaaaaaatatgatgaGTTAATTGGAAATAAGAACAGGGGTttatttttgattgaaaattatTGTTTATTTATACCTGAAAATACAATAGTAGATGTTATTCTCTATTTAAATGAATCTCAGTGTCTTTAATAAAGGTCAAACTTGATTACCCAAAAAGGTTGGTGCCTTAGAATTTCCAGTAGTTTACAATCACCCACAACGCTCTATATGGTCTTATAGAATAGCCAGTGTAGTAAATCCAATTCGATGCTTCATTTGCCATTGTTGAAGGATGAGATTGGGAAGTTGTGGTTGAACTGCCCTTTTGAGCTATTTAAAGAATTTTGAACAAAGTCATAGTTTGTTTAGGAATGAGAATGGTTTATTGTGATTGTTGCTGGTAACATCTGGTAAATATGAGATAAGTATTTGAAGTATTAACTGGTTTATGTTTTTGAATACAGTTATCCCTCAAGAAGCTGCTTGGACAGCAATGGATTACGCTGAAGGTCATGATAGTGAAAGCGAAATGCAACAAATGGATAATTGTGACAATGTTACTGCAGTTAGTCAATATGGACATCATCAAGTTAGATCAGAGAGATGGAGAGAATGTAAGTTTTAGACTTTGAGCAACATTGATctcaacaaataatattagcACAATGTATCATTCATTTACAATTTCAAATTAATTAAGCACTGGTTAAATTTTGCTTATAGTGTGTAGGTTAAGAATAACAAATAAGAACCAGATTTCATCGACTTCTGAATGTGGGAATGCCAATGCAACTGTGAACCAAAATTTTCTTCTTCGTCAAAACTTGCATGCTAATAATGGAGGTACAACTGGTAAGTTCAACAAGTGATTTACCCAGAAGAAGATTAGATAATATG
This portion of the Rosa chinensis cultivar Old Blush chromosome 1, RchiOBHm-V2, whole genome shotgun sequence genome encodes:
- the LOC112181990 gene encoding uncharacterized protein LOC112181990, giving the protein MQRSIWVVFLALLLILLFGVGSAFCFYPDIGSSEVSEFESVLNSVMAPKSVLRGTKRLLKQCATESHETREAIEQRRPKSNRVSLDGDQCDQVKSDRWKTMCHAAQIPEASNECENVNGFEHSEELFRGDDQNITEVIPQEAAWTAMDYAEGHDSESEMQQMDNCDNVTAVSQYGHHQVRSERWRELCRLRITNKNQISSTSECGNANATVNQNFLLRQNLHANNGGTTGECSHSFGQASYQRSKINREIRRFRLIWFPSNQLKARRPEPAAFEISEDMRLLIITCQSLACLDMISYSGLTQYSMVVLLKCHTREESFQDYESNSSSFDAKTIQTVRRDISKHA